The following are encoded in a window of Halosolutus halophilus genomic DNA:
- a CDS encoding XapX domain-containing protein: MSTYVTLLALLTGLLTGVLFRFLNVPIPAPPELPGIVGIIGIYVGYKLIDYFDIGIDLLEVIGA, encoded by the coding sequence ATGTCGACGTACGTTACTCTCCTCGCACTCCTGACCGGCTTGCTCACCGGAGTTCTGTTTCGCTTTCTCAACGTCCCGATCCCGGCACCGCCGGAACTCCCCGGTATCGTGGGGATCATCGGTATCTACGTCGGGTACAAGCTGATCGACTACTTCGACATCGGGATCGATTTACTCGAGGTAATCGGCGCGTAA
- a CDS encoding redoxin domain-containing protein, protein MVTTGDDAPDFTAPLATGDIESFTLSDRLDEAPIVLAFFPGAFTSVCTAEMCAFQDRLSAFDDLDTTVYGVSRDSPFTLNEFREQNDLEFGLISDYNKELVADYDVEMDFDDLGVYGVAKRSVFVVDGDGEITYGWVSDDPGVEPEYDEIEQAAADAA, encoded by the coding sequence ATGGTAACCACTGGCGACGACGCACCGGACTTCACCGCACCGCTTGCAACCGGCGACATCGAGTCGTTCACCCTCTCGGATCGCCTCGACGAGGCACCGATCGTTCTGGCGTTCTTCCCCGGGGCCTTCACCAGCGTCTGTACGGCCGAAATGTGTGCGTTCCAGGATCGACTCTCGGCGTTCGACGACCTCGACACGACGGTCTACGGCGTCAGCCGCGACTCCCCGTTCACGCTGAACGAGTTCCGCGAGCAGAACGACCTCGAGTTCGGACTCATCAGCGACTACAACAAGGAACTCGTCGCCGACTATGACGTCGAGATGGACTTCGACGACCTCGGCGTCTACGGCGTCGCCAAGCGATCGGTGTTCGTCGTCGACGGCGACGGCGAGATCACCTACGGGTGGGTCAGCGACGATCCCGGCGTCGAACCGGAGTACGACGAAATCGAGCAGGCAGCCGCCGACGCGGCGTAA
- a CDS encoding SDR family NAD(P)-dependent oxidoreductase, whose translation MSDLFDLSERVALVTGGGRGIGRAIAVELANAGAAVVPAARSTAEIEAVAETIEDDGGDALAVSADVTDPDDVANAIDRTADAFGSVDVVVNNAGFNPDDALGRPEDVSTESLDRVLDVNLNGAYEVTTAAADELLESDGGAVINVASVGGLVGLPRQHPYVASKHGLVGLTKSTSIDWAPDVRVNAIAPGYVATELTDDLRDNEGLRRSIIDRTPLDRFADPKEIAGPAVFLASDAASYVTGEVLAADGGWTAR comes from the coding sequence ATGAGTGATCTCTTCGACCTCTCCGAACGAGTCGCACTGGTGACCGGTGGCGGACGCGGAATCGGCCGCGCGATCGCCGTCGAACTGGCAAACGCGGGGGCCGCCGTCGTCCCTGCGGCCCGATCGACCGCCGAGATCGAGGCGGTCGCCGAGACGATCGAGGACGATGGCGGCGATGCGCTGGCCGTCTCCGCGGACGTGACCGATCCGGACGACGTTGCGAACGCGATCGATCGAACAGCGGACGCCTTCGGTTCCGTCGACGTCGTCGTCAACAACGCCGGCTTCAACCCGGACGACGCACTCGGGCGGCCGGAGGACGTCTCCACCGAGAGCCTCGATCGGGTCCTCGACGTCAACCTGAACGGCGCCTACGAGGTGACGACGGCGGCCGCCGACGAACTCCTCGAGAGCGACGGCGGAGCGGTCATCAACGTCGCCAGCGTCGGCGGCCTGGTCGGACTGCCACGCCAGCACCCCTACGTCGCCTCGAAGCACGGCCTCGTCGGCCTCACGAAGAGCACGTCGATCGACTGGGCTCCCGACGTACGGGTCAACGCGATCGCTCCCGGCTACGTCGCGACGGAACTGACCGACGACCTCCGGGACAACGAGGGGCTCCGACGGTCGATTATCGACCGGACGCCGCTCGATCGGTTCGCCGATCCGAAGGAGATCGCCGGCCCGGCGGTCTTCCTCGCGAGCGACGCCGCGAGTTACGTCACCGGCGAGGTACTCGCGGCCGACGGCGGCTGGACGGCGCGGTAG
- a CDS encoding ATPase, T2SS/T4P/T4SS family, which translates to MAIDEADQSDAGQFSEGEASQSESEDQRSHESDSNVRVGEYTWADFMEEHGHDDEVSELYPDDKPGSRLGLTTGGSNEPVPSGDDWNQVEFDPESYLGFHPDDLESIVTDTAVPNAGTLQRIFLDHVDPETTPVTKDVYSWEHYKWEYYYEDDGSRPRDSTGEIVRHDEEAALGFDPDTLEDRLSIGDDIAMELDDVVEERTVNVQQDFDEDEFFSTAAGNTTVTNRYDLEKAVPMAKKTHFQEVERYWVNKPYACVVIFHSEKENEKKYYVIEPYLNDIETELQEFLSGKLRTAIKYSEEGIKEKANEDGRRDVIENETRRLLKRYDLFEKTSSKAKAGILETMRTLLDDDRDDEEIEVGPTQLDGIEVRPEPNILADDPDTLNEYQVEKLLYLLKRNFIGYERIDGIKHDINVEDISVDGYNSPVFVYHSEYEQIITNIYHGEDELDDFVVKLAQRSGKGISKRLPQVDATLPDGSRAQLTLGKEVSDHGTNYTIRQFKDVPFTPIDLINWNTFSLDEMAFLWLCIENHKSLIFAGGTASGKTTSLNAVSLFIPSSAKIVSIEDTREVELPQRNWIASVTRPSFADDEQGDVDEFDLLEAALRQRPDYIVMGEIRGEEGRTLFQVMSTGHTTYTTFHADSVDEVLKRFTTDPINVSKTMFTALDLVSIQTQTRVQGNKVRRNKSLTEINHYEAEHDEINVQDVYQWQAETDEFLKMGDSNTLEEIQFDRGWNSEKLQDELFKREVILAYLIKNGLNTYAEVAATVQAFINDPDTILTLIANGQLEDSLDDLREMESVLIDVDKEKEELVPRPEATSETYNLSMDVLERAEESLFEEYRGKVPSGLASALGDVEQESTIQVDSAETDDFDFAGTVDDVGADGWELGDGTTDFDAGTSGAGGGEPAWLDDDSGFDIGGGDPQLESADGDATANADAAGGGVTSSGASESSAAGAEAAGDDGGTTDVPTRPADTGGQGGTSARPSDDGRDGDLGGLFNDMGETLDKMEAETGGEPTGGTGGTGAKPDTSGFDAMFPDDDLDSIFDPGADDEPPETDFRDQLESATTDAESDGFAPETQSRDDRDEPTPPTIDLGEDDADESSPTAGDGATAGSGDDEPSPPTIDLGDGMETDERDDDSTSDRPDGADGAPPDADDGSMFGEDSGSIFDDDEDDEDSVFGDSDEESDA; encoded by the coding sequence ATGGCTATTGACGAGGCCGACCAGTCGGATGCCGGGCAATTTTCTGAGGGCGAGGCGTCCCAATCTGAGTCGGAGGACCAACGATCCCACGAGTCGGACTCGAACGTCCGTGTCGGAGAGTACACATGGGCGGACTTCATGGAGGAACACGGACACGATGACGAAGTCTCGGAGCTCTACCCCGACGATAAGCCGGGGAGTCGGCTCGGACTTACCACCGGCGGATCGAACGAACCGGTTCCGAGCGGAGACGACTGGAACCAGGTCGAGTTCGATCCCGAGTCCTATCTGGGATTTCACCCGGACGACCTCGAGTCGATCGTCACGGATACTGCGGTCCCGAACGCCGGGACGCTCCAGCGGATCTTCCTGGATCACGTCGATCCCGAGACGACTCCGGTCACCAAGGACGTCTACTCGTGGGAACACTACAAGTGGGAGTACTACTACGAGGACGACGGCAGTCGACCGCGTGACAGTACCGGCGAGATCGTTCGCCACGACGAAGAGGCGGCGCTCGGCTTCGACCCCGACACGCTCGAGGACCGCCTCTCGATCGGGGACGATATCGCGATGGAACTCGACGACGTGGTCGAGGAACGGACGGTAAACGTCCAGCAGGACTTCGACGAGGACGAGTTCTTCTCGACGGCCGCGGGGAACACTACCGTTACCAACCGGTACGATCTCGAGAAGGCAGTTCCGATGGCCAAGAAGACCCACTTCCAGGAGGTCGAGCGCTACTGGGTGAACAAACCCTACGCCTGCGTCGTCATCTTCCACTCCGAGAAGGAAAACGAGAAGAAGTACTACGTGATCGAGCCGTACCTGAACGACATCGAGACGGAACTCCAGGAGTTCCTCTCGGGGAAACTCAGGACGGCGATCAAGTACTCCGAGGAAGGGATCAAGGAGAAAGCGAACGAAGACGGTCGACGGGACGTCATCGAGAACGAGACGCGACGGCTGTTGAAGCGATACGACCTCTTCGAGAAGACCTCGAGCAAAGCGAAGGCCGGCATTCTCGAGACGATGCGGACCCTGCTGGACGACGACAGGGACGACGAGGAGATCGAGGTTGGTCCGACCCAGCTCGATGGGATCGAGGTCCGACCGGAGCCGAATATCCTCGCCGACGACCCCGATACGTTGAACGAGTATCAGGTGGAGAAACTGCTGTACCTGCTGAAGCGGAACTTCATCGGCTACGAACGGATCGACGGAATCAAACACGACATCAACGTCGAGGACATCTCCGTCGACGGCTACAACTCTCCAGTCTTCGTTTACCACTCCGAGTACGAACAGATTATCACGAACATCTACCACGGCGAGGACGAACTCGACGACTTCGTCGTCAAACTCGCCCAGCGCTCCGGGAAGGGGATCAGTAAACGACTGCCACAGGTCGACGCGACCCTCCCCGACGGTTCGCGTGCCCAGTTGACGCTGGGGAAGGAGGTGTCCGACCACGGGACCAACTACACGATCCGACAGTTCAAGGACGTCCCGTTCACCCCGATCGACCTCATCAACTGGAACACCTTCTCGCTGGACGAGATGGCGTTCCTCTGGCTCTGTATCGAGAACCACAAGAGCCTGATCTTCGCCGGAGGTACCGCCTCCGGGAAGACGACGAGCCTGAACGCCGTCTCCCTCTTTATTCCGTCCAGCGCGAAGATCGTCTCGATCGAGGACACTCGCGAGGTCGAACTCCCACAGCGCAACTGGATCGCGAGCGTGACCAGACCCTCGTTCGCCGACGACGAGCAGGGTGACGTCGACGAGTTCGACCTCCTCGAAGCCGCACTGCGCCAGCGACCCGACTACATCGTGATGGGTGAGATCCGCGGTGAGGAGGGCCGGACGCTGTTCCAGGTCATGTCGACGGGCCACACCACCTACACCACCTTCCACGCCGACTCCGTCGACGAGGTGCTCAAGCGGTTCACGACGGACCCGATCAACGTCTCGAAGACGATGTTCACCGCGCTGGACCTGGTGTCGATCCAGACCCAGACCCGCGTCCAGGGGAACAAGGTCCGTCGGAACAAATCACTGACCGAGATCAACCACTACGAGGCCGAACACGACGAGATCAACGTTCAAGACGTCTACCAGTGGCAGGCCGAGACCGACGAGTTCCTCAAGATGGGGGACTCCAACACCTTAGAAGAGATCCAGTTCGATCGGGGCTGGAACTCGGAGAAACTCCAGGACGAACTGTTCAAGCGGGAGGTGATCCTCGCGTACCTCATCAAGAACGGACTGAACACGTACGCGGAGGTTGCTGCGACGGTCCAGGCGTTCATCAACGATCCCGACACGATTCTCACGCTCATCGCGAACGGCCAACTGGAGGACAGCCTCGACGACCTCCGGGAGATGGAGAGCGTGCTGATCGACGTCGACAAGGAGAAAGAGGAACTCGTCCCACGGCCGGAGGCGACGAGCGAGACGTACAACCTCTCGATGGACGTCCTGGAACGGGCCGAGGAGTCGCTTTTCGAGGAGTACCGCGGGAAAGTCCCGAGCGGCCTCGCGAGCGCCCTCGGCGACGTGGAACAAGAGAGTACGATCCAGGTCGACAGCGCGGAGACGGACGACTTCGACTTCGCCGGTACCGTCGACGACGTCGGAGCGGACGGCTGGGAACTCGGTGACGGCACGACGGACTTCGATGCCGGGACGAGCGGCGCCGGGGGCGGCGAACCGGCGTGGCTCGACGACGACAGTGGATTCGACATCGGCGGCGGCGACCCCCAACTGGAGTCGGCCGACGGCGATGCGACGGCGAACGCCGACGCGGCCGGCGGTGGTGTCACGTCGTCCGGCGCGAGTGAGTCATCCGCCGCCGGCGCGGAGGCGGCCGGCGACGACGGCGGTACCACTGACGTACCCACGAGGCCCGCGGACACGGGTGGACAGGGCGGGACGTCGGCTCGCCCTTCGGACGACGGAAGGGACGGAGATCTCGGCGGGTTGTTCAACGATATGGGCGAAACGCTCGACAAGATGGAGGCGGAAACCGGTGGCGAACCCACCGGGGGAACCGGGGGTACCGGCGCGAAGCCCGACACGTCCGGCTTCGACGCGATGTTCCCCGACGACGACCTCGACTCGATCTTCGATCCGGGCGCCGACGACGAACCGCCGGAAACCGACTTCCGCGATCAACTGGAGAGTGCGACCACGGACGCCGAGAGTGACGGGTTTGCTCCGGAGACACAATCACGGGACGATCGCGACGAGCCGACGCCCCCGACGATCGATCTCGGGGAAGACGACGCCGACGAATCGTCACCGACCGCGGGCGACGGAGCGACGGCCGGGTCTGGGGACGACGAGCCGTCCCCCCCGACGATCGACCTCGGGGACGGAATGGAGACCGACGAGCGCGACGACGACTCGACGAGCGATCGTCCGGACGGGGCGGACGGTGCGCCACCCGACGCCGACGACGGATCGATGTTCGGCGAGGACTCCGGATCGATCTTCGACGACGACGAGGACGACGAAGATTCCGTCTTCGGAGACAGTGACGAGGAGAGCGACGCATGA
- a CDS encoding helix-turn-helix domain-containing protein → MGSSPSRGADVSVPSDLDSARGKLVYLYVALNDGATAEELGDHLDLSRGVVLSITGTLRDAGHLERTDDGFEIA, encoded by the coding sequence ATGGGTTCGTCACCATCACGGGGGGCAGACGTCTCGGTCCCGTCGGATCTCGATTCCGCGCGCGGCAAACTGGTATACCTCTACGTGGCGCTCAACGACGGCGCAACGGCCGAGGAACTCGGCGACCACCTCGACCTCAGTCGCGGTGTCGTCCTCTCGATCACCGGGACCCTCCGCGACGCGGGTCACCTCGAGCGTACCGACGACGGGTTCGAGATCGCCTGA
- a CDS encoding acyl-CoA dehydrogenase family protein codes for MRYDDSEQAQELAQRAHDLMEEVVLPMERERPGGMAVSSGTVTKLREAAREYDVYAPQISEAHGGMGVDFRDALPVFEEAGRSLLGATAMRVDAPDEGNMHLLELAGNDLQKEQYLEPLVAGDIKSGFSMTEPMQGAGSDPKMIRTTAEKDGDDWVIDGHKWWTTQGVEADVLFVLARTNEDAHPYEGCSIFIVPADADGVDIVRNVPHMGGGSRSESHAEIVYDDVRVPEEHLLGELDRGFVHAQERLGPARLTHCMRFSGMAQRSLDIAKAYMSEREGFDSTLSDKQAMRHRIADAETRLHVARTAIRDAADRISAGEEARVPVSMCKVFTANVTQDAIDLAVQCCGANGIGKDLPLSDFYESVRQFRIVDGADEVHRRVIARHAFDDVDEAELEPVTRFGQPTRRSGDGH; via the coding sequence ATGCGATACGATGACTCGGAGCAGGCCCAGGAACTCGCCCAGCGTGCACACGACCTGATGGAAGAGGTAGTCCTCCCGATGGAGCGAGAGCGACCGGGCGGGATGGCAGTCTCGAGCGGCACGGTGACCAAACTCCGGGAGGCGGCCCGCGAGTACGACGTCTACGCCCCACAGATTTCCGAAGCGCACGGCGGCATGGGGGTCGACTTCCGCGACGCACTGCCGGTCTTCGAGGAGGCGGGCCGGAGCCTCCTCGGAGCGACCGCGATGCGCGTCGACGCCCCCGACGAGGGGAACATGCACCTGCTCGAACTGGCCGGGAACGACCTTCAGAAAGAACAGTACCTGGAACCCCTCGTCGCGGGAGACATCAAGTCCGGCTTCTCGATGACCGAACCGATGCAGGGCGCGGGGTCGGACCCGAAGATGATCCGGACCACCGCCGAGAAGGACGGCGACGACTGGGTCATCGACGGTCACAAGTGGTGGACCACGCAGGGCGTCGAAGCCGACGTCCTCTTCGTCCTCGCCCGGACCAACGAGGACGCTCACCCCTACGAGGGGTGCTCGATCTTCATCGTGCCCGCGGACGCCGACGGCGTCGATATCGTCCGCAACGTCCCACATATGGGCGGCGGCTCTCGGAGCGAGTCCCACGCCGAAATCGTCTACGACGACGTTCGCGTCCCCGAGGAGCACCTGCTCGGCGAACTCGATCGGGGCTTCGTCCACGCCCAGGAACGGCTCGGTCCCGCGCGACTGACCCACTGCATGCGTTTTTCCGGGATGGCCCAGCGATCGCTCGACATCGCGAAAGCCTACATGAGCGAACGCGAGGGGTTCGACTCGACGCTCTCGGACAAGCAGGCGATGCGCCACCGGATCGCCGACGCCGAGACGCGCCTCCACGTCGCCCGGACGGCGATCCGCGACGCGGCCGATCGCATCAGCGCCGGCGAGGAAGCACGGGTGCCCGTCTCCATGTGCAAAGTCTTCACCGCCAACGTCACCCAGGATGCGATCGACCTCGCCGTCCAGTGCTGTGGGGCCAACGGCATCGGCAAAGACCTCCCGCTGTCGGACTTCTACGAGTCGGTCCGGCAGTTCCGAATCGTCGACGGGGCCGACGAGGTCCACCGGCGCGTCATCGCACGCCACGCCTTCGACGACGTCGACGAGGCCGAACTCGAGCCCGTGACCCGGTTCGGCCAGCCCACCAGACGGTCCGGCGACGGTCACTGA
- a CDS encoding FAD-binding protein, producing the protein MYEHDVIVVGAGGAGLRAAIAAHEAGADVAIVSKLHPVRSHTGAAEGGINAALQEGDDWELHAYDTMKGSDYLGDAPAVETLAQDAPEETITLEHWGMPFSREDDGRVSQRPFGGLSYPRTTYAGAETGHHLLHVMYEQVVKRGIQVYDEWYVMNLATTDESDPNDRECHGVVAYDVQSGQVEGFKANQGVVLATGGPGQAFDHTTNAVSCTGDGHAMAYRAGVPLEDMEFIQFHPTSLPSTGVLISEGVRGEGGILYNAKGERFMFEHGYANNSGELASRDVVARAELTEVNEGRGVDDEYVHLDMRHLGEERIMDRLENILHLAEDFEGVDGLVEPMPVKPGQHYAMGGIEVDENGQSCIDGLYAAGECACVSVHGGNRLGGNALPELIVFGKRAGRHAAGEDIGTAEIKTGYGDDVEDETETEFPVTPGAAGIDTDDGVAADGGVTADAEGLLDRAVERERARVDRLMDKDTGVQHAEIRQKLQNAMTDYVNVFRTEDGIRKALKIIRECREEYQDVYVDDPSRTFNTDLQMTYETRNLIDVAETIAIGALVRNEFRGAHWRQEYQERRDDEWLKHTLVSWTDGEPSVFYRPVILEGQEKTYEPKERSY; encoded by the coding sequence ATGTACGAACACGACGTTATCGTGGTCGGCGCCGGCGGTGCCGGCCTCCGGGCCGCGATCGCAGCGCACGAAGCGGGCGCCGACGTGGCGATCGTCTCGAAACTGCACCCCGTCCGCAGCCACACCGGCGCAGCGGAAGGCGGAATCAACGCGGCGCTCCAGGAGGGCGACGACTGGGAACTGCACGCCTACGACACCATGAAAGGGTCGGACTACCTGGGCGACGCCCCGGCAGTCGAGACCCTCGCACAGGACGCCCCCGAGGAGACGATTACCCTCGAACACTGGGGGATGCCGTTCTCCCGCGAGGACGACGGGCGCGTCTCCCAGCGACCGTTCGGTGGACTCTCCTACCCACGGACCACCTACGCCGGCGCGGAAACCGGCCACCACCTGCTGCACGTGATGTACGAGCAGGTCGTCAAACGCGGCATCCAGGTCTACGACGAGTGGTACGTGATGAACCTCGCGACGACCGACGAATCGGACCCGAACGATCGGGAGTGTCACGGCGTCGTCGCCTACGACGTCCAGTCCGGTCAGGTCGAGGGGTTCAAGGCGAACCAGGGGGTCGTCCTCGCGACCGGCGGTCCCGGACAGGCCTTCGATCACACCACCAACGCAGTCTCCTGTACCGGCGACGGGCACGCGATGGCCTACCGGGCCGGCGTGCCGCTCGAGGACATGGAGTTCATCCAGTTCCACCCGACGTCGCTCCCGTCCACGGGCGTCCTCATCTCCGAGGGGGTCCGCGGCGAGGGCGGCATCCTCTACAACGCCAAGGGCGAGCGGTTCATGTTCGAGCACGGCTACGCGAATAACTCCGGCGAACTCGCCTCGCGCGACGTCGTCGCCCGCGCCGAACTCACCGAAGTCAACGAGGGTCGGGGCGTCGACGACGAGTACGTTCACCTCGACATGCGCCACCTCGGGGAAGAGCGCATCATGGACCGCCTCGAGAACATCCTCCACCTCGCGGAGGACTTCGAGGGCGTCGACGGCCTCGTCGAACCGATGCCGGTCAAGCCCGGCCAGCACTACGCGATGGGCGGCATCGAGGTCGACGAGAACGGCCAGAGTTGCATCGACGGCCTCTACGCGGCCGGCGAGTGCGCCTGTGTCTCCGTCCACGGGGGCAACCGTCTCGGCGGGAACGCCCTGCCCGAACTGATCGTTTTCGGCAAGCGGGCCGGCCGTCACGCCGCCGGCGAGGATATCGGGACGGCCGAGATCAAGACGGGCTACGGCGACGACGTCGAAGACGAGACCGAAACCGAGTTCCCGGTGACGCCCGGAGCCGCGGGTATCGACACGGACGACGGCGTCGCTGCCGACGGGGGCGTCACTGCAGACGCCGAAGGCCTGCTCGACCGCGCCGTCGAACGGGAACGCGCCCGCGTCGATCGGCTCATGGACAAAGACACGGGCGTCCAGCACGCGGAGATCCGCCAGAAACTGCAGAACGCGATGACCGACTACGTCAACGTGTTCCGCACCGAAGACGGCATCCGGAAAGCGCTGAAGATCATCCGCGAGTGTCGCGAGGAGTACCAGGACGTCTACGTCGACGACCCCTCGCGGACGTTCAACACCGACCTCCAGATGACCTACGAGACGCGGAACCTGATCGACGTCGCCGAGACGATCGCGATCGGCGCGCTCGTGCGCAACGAGTTCCGCGGCGCCCACTGGCGCCAGGAGTACCAGGAACGCCGCGACGACGAGTGGCTCAAGCACACGCTCGTCTCGTGGACCGACGGCGAGCCGTCGGTCTTCTACCGCCCCGTCATCCTCGAGGGCCAGGAGAAGACGTACGAGCCGAAAGAGCGCAGTTACTGA
- a CDS encoding HD domain-containing protein, which produces MSDSADDESAGRVYSPDGDHHFPDEKLHRVLEFVAEDEEIQTYLEAQNVNAVDRMRYNDHGSKHIEIVRNRALCLYDLLKAGDVDFNGARQQGLAEEDESVIIALAATLHDIGHVVHRDEHVYYSIPLAADVLDRILPEFYDVAEQVRIKAEVLHAILCHHTAENPLTTEAGVIRVADALDMESGRSRIPYEHGGRGINTLSSQAISRVSLQEGDTRPVMVEIAMTNAAGVYQVDNLLKAKLRGSGLEDEIRIVAVNTNENREQLVERIEL; this is translated from the coding sequence ATGAGCGATTCTGCCGACGACGAGTCAGCCGGCCGCGTCTACTCTCCCGACGGCGACCATCACTTCCCCGACGAGAAACTTCATCGCGTCCTCGAGTTCGTCGCCGAGGACGAGGAGATCCAGACCTATCTCGAGGCCCAGAACGTCAACGCCGTCGATCGAATGCGATACAACGACCACGGTTCGAAACACATCGAGATCGTCCGCAACCGCGCGCTCTGTCTGTACGACCTCCTGAAAGCCGGTGACGTCGACTTCAACGGCGCGCGTCAGCAGGGACTCGCGGAGGAAGACGAGTCGGTTATCATCGCGCTGGCCGCCACGCTCCACGACATCGGCCACGTCGTCCACCGCGACGAGCACGTCTACTACTCGATTCCGCTCGCGGCGGACGTTCTCGATCGCATCCTGCCCGAGTTCTACGACGTCGCCGAGCAGGTCCGGATCAAAGCCGAAGTGCTTCACGCCATCCTCTGTCACCATACGGCCGAGAATCCCCTGACGACCGAAGCCGGCGTGATCCGCGTCGCCGACGCCCTCGACATGGAGAGCGGCCGATCGCGAATCCCCTACGAACACGGCGGCCGCGGCATCAACACCCTCTCGAGTCAGGCGATCAGCCGCGTCTCGCTCCAGGAGGGAGATACGCGACCCGTGATGGTCGAAATCGCCATGACCAACGCCGCGGGCGTCTACCAGGTCGACAACCTGCTCAAGGCCAAACTCCGCGGCTCCGGACTCGAAGACGAGATCCGGATCGTCGCGGTCAACACGAACGAGAACCGCGAGCAACTCGTCGAACGGATCGAACTCTAA
- the tatA gene encoding twin-arginine translocase TatA/TatE family subunit — protein MVAEIAPLFIPGAPGGPELLIILFIAILLFGANKIPKLARSTGEAMGEFQKGREKVETELEEMRESGFEEDDEFDEDDEEFVDTEPVTREEEAETETESN, from the coding sequence ATGGTAGCCGAAATTGCACCGCTGTTCATCCCCGGCGCACCCGGGGGACCGGAACTACTGATCATCCTTTTCATCGCCATCTTGCTGTTCGGGGCCAACAAGATCCCGAAACTGGCTCGCTCGACCGGCGAGGCGATGGGCGAATTCCAGAAGGGGCGTGAAAAGGTCGAAACGGAACTCGAAGAGATGCGGGAATCGGGATTCGAGGAAGACGACGAATTCGACGAAGACGACGAGGAATTCGTCGACACGGAACCGGTCACCCGCGAGGAGGAGGCCGAAACCGAGACCGAATCCAACTGA
- a CDS encoding phosphotransferase family protein → MSDEAYLDRLVDEDRLRSYLADALGPADRLEIERVDEGHSNETLFVTWGEQDLVVRRPPPGKTADTAHDVLREHRVVSSLQETDVPVPETVLASDDHEVIGSDFYVMGRLNGDVIRTEESDWLATRDARGRVSTELVDTLAAIHGVDYEAVGLGEFGYPEGFTQRQVDRWHEQFEWARETTADHRDLPELERVTAWLDEHVPAEHPHTLVHGDYKLDNVMLAPANADGATDAGDPEVVAVFDWEMATLGDPFTDLGWMLSFWHDADDPEPPIPDLYPTLTAREGYLTRRELIDRYEDQTGFEFDEPRFYVVLAIYKMAALGEMFFRRHLEGNSDDPLYPRMEDGVSRLFDEATSLIDGEYEI, encoded by the coding sequence ATGAGCGACGAAGCGTACCTCGACCGACTCGTCGACGAAGACCGGTTACGGTCGTACCTCGCCGACGCGCTGGGTCCGGCCGATCGACTCGAGATCGAACGGGTGGACGAGGGACACTCGAACGAGACGCTGTTCGTGACGTGGGGCGAGCAGGACCTAGTCGTCAGGCGCCCGCCACCGGGGAAGACCGCGGACACGGCCCACGACGTGCTGCGCGAACACCGCGTCGTCTCCTCGTTACAGGAAACCGACGTACCGGTCCCGGAAACGGTACTCGCGAGCGACGACCACGAGGTGATCGGCAGCGACTTCTACGTGATGGGGCGACTGAACGGGGACGTGATCCGCACCGAAGAATCGGACTGGCTCGCGACCCGGGACGCCCGCGGGCGGGTCAGCACGGAACTGGTGGATACGCTCGCAGCCATCCACGGCGTCGACTACGAGGCCGTCGGTCTCGGCGAGTTCGGCTACCCCGAGGGGTTCACCCAGCGGCAGGTCGATCGGTGGCACGAACAGTTCGAGTGGGCGCGGGAGACGACCGCCGACCACCGCGACCTGCCGGAGCTAGAGCGAGTCACTGCGTGGCTCGACGAGCACGTTCCCGCGGAACATCCACACACGCTCGTCCACGGCGACTACAAACTGGACAACGTGATGCTCGCGCCGGCGAACGCCGACGGCGCGACCGACGCGGGCGACCCGGAAGTCGTCGCCGTCTTCGACTGGGAGATGGCTACGCTCGGCGACCCCTTCACCGATCTCGGCTGGATGCTCTCGTTCTGGCACGATGCGGACGATCCCGAACCGCCGATCCCGGACCTGTATCCGACCCTGACGGCCCGAGAGGGCTATCTCACGCGACGGGAACTGATCGACCGCTACGAGGACCAGACCGGATTCGAGTTCGACGAGCCCCGGTTCTACGTGGTGCTCGCGATCTACAAGATGGCCGCCCTCGGAGAGATGTTTTTCCGTCGACACCTCGAGGGTAACAGCGACGATCCGCTGTACCCGAGAATGGAAGACGGCGTCTCACGGCTGTTCGACGAGGCGACGAGCCTCATCGACGGGGAGTACGAAATCTAA